In one window of Nicotiana tabacum cultivar K326 chromosome 12, ASM71507v2, whole genome shotgun sequence DNA:
- the LOC107777632 gene encoding putative glutathione S-transferase parC yields the protein MENDEVILLNFWPSMFGMRVRVALAEKEIKYEYKEEDLFTAKSPLLLKMNPIHKKIPVLIHNGKTVCESLIAVEYIDEVWNDKAPLLPSDPYERAQARFWADYTDKLYDYGRKIWATKREEFEGVTKDLIDPLKLLELEVLGDKPYFGGESFGFVDIALIGFYCWFYTYENVGNFSIEAECPKLAAWGKRCMQRESVSKSVPDPHKIYEVLLEFRKNYGVE from the exons ATGGAGAATGACGAGGTGATTCTATTGAATTTTTGGCCTAGTATGTTTGGAATGAGAGTAAGGGTTGCACTAGCTGAAAAGGAGATCAAATATGAATACAAGGAAGAAGACTTGTTTACTGCTAAAAGTCCTTTGCTTCTGAAGATGAATCCAATCCACAAGAAAATCCCAGTTTTAATTCACAATGGAAAAACTGTTTGTGAATCTCTTATTGCAGTTGAATATATTGATGAGGTGTGGAATGACAAAGCTCCATTGTTACCCTCTGATCCTTATGAGAGAGCACAAGCTAGGTTCTGGGCTGATTACACTGACAAG TTGTATGATTATGGGAGAAAAATATGGGCAACCAAAAGAGAGGAgtttgagggagttacgaaggaCTTGATAGATCCACTCAAGTTACTAGAGCTGGAAGTATTGGGAGACAAGCCTTACTTTGGAGGGGAAAGCTTTGGTTTTGTGGATATTGCCTTGATTGGATTCTACTGCTGGTTTTATACATATGAGAACGTTGGCAACTTCAGCATAGAGGCCGAGTGCCCGAAACTTGCTGCTTGGGGAAAGAGATGCATGCAGAGGGAGAGTGTCTCCAAATCGGTGCCCGACCCTCATAAGATTTATGAGGTACTACTAGAATTTAGAAAGAATTATGGAGTAGAATAA